ATCTCACTCAATAAATCATGTTATGCACATTCAGTTCCAGCCGCGACCCAGTTATAGTATTAACACGAGCCTACTGCAGTGGTTTCTGAGTTTATGACTAATGCAGTGCCGTCTGAGACTAAAACATCCAGCCGGTTGACTGTGTGCAGCTCAGAGGATCATACACAACAACTGCCTGCAGTGATTATGGCTGAAACTGGGTTGACAGGTGCAGCCTAGTCTAAACAATAACGTCTTATTTTTAGTATATCTGGCTTAAAGGCTTGCTCCGAGCTCTGGTACTGAGACAGGGAGGGACGACAGCTTGACCGAGCAAAAGATTTAACCATCACTTTATATCTTAAACGCATTGTGCCACAAATGTTCTCTGCGGCTGAAGCGAGCGGAGCCATTCACTTCATACTTTACTAACTGCTAAATATATTGagaaataaacactttttaaaagggGAACGTCACTGATTTCCCTCATGAAGTTTAGTTTAATCTTCATGACTACAGTGTGGAAACAACAGTATAATGTATGCTGTGGATCTAGAAAAAAAACTTACAGTACCTACTCTTATGCAACGTTCAGAACAAGGATCATGGTTTGTACTATTTCTTCAACTTAAAAATAGCAAAATGTAAATTTCTATTTGGACTATTTATGATGTCTCAAGTGTATTTCCACACGACTACTGTACATGTACAACATATTTCCAAGGGAGTCTCTGTTGAAGAGTAAACAAAGAGACAACTGTAACTAATTACATACTTTTGAGAatctgtgattgtgtgtgagatTTGTTGTAAGAAAGTTAAATCTTGTAATCTATAGTACAAAATCCTATGCATCAAATTTCCCTGGAATGTTCATAGAGTTGACTCATCTGCCCGTGGCCTGTTTTGGACAGtagttgtgtatatatatatatatgtggagaTTTTGAAAACATATCAACTTTTGTGTAAAAGCACATAAGGATATTCCTAATCATTAGCGCCGCATTTAACCAAAAATAATGAAGTCTGTTCTTTCGAAGCCCctgtgacctttgtgaccttagTTCACACACTGTGGGCCACTCCACCTGTACAGTGCTGTAGTCCTGTGAGGCACATGCACCCAGCACTGCGGCTCCTATCAACACCGCCTCCGTCTGGTCTGGCAACACCACGGGCAACCCTGAACAGGACAATATTAGCAAAAAGTGGATTTAGCTTAAGCACCCATGGGAGACACTGTTGAACAAAAGTTTTCCTCACAATGTGTACGGTTTAGTAGAAATTGTTTGAAACACAAAGTATTTGGGTTATGATTAATTAGCATGTTCGGATAAATGTTTATTTAGCTTAACTGTCATTCACAATATCAAAGCAGTCATCACGCCGCATTAGTATTTCATACCTGTGGCGTTGGCGTTAATCTGGACAAACAGAGCGTTTTTGCTCAAGCCGCCACACAGGAAGAGGGTTCTGATGTCGTGACCTGCTTCTTTCATGGCCTCCAGAATTTGAAGAGTACCAAGCTGAAACCAGGGAAGACGATTAAAGGGGAGTCAGGTGACAAGTTAACAAATACGCCCTCCTTCACACTTTAAGGCCggggttctcaaacttttttggggggccaGGGACGCCTTAGAGGGGAGAGCATTTTCCAAGgaccctcatcatcatcatcatcatcacactaATTTAGCTAATGCTTACGACAATTTCTGTTCTTAGATGCCATTGaaactatttatattataatgcTTTTCAACCTGAATAGGTCAGACCTGTTTCACAATGTTAAACAGAACCCCATATTAATTTATATCAGGTTAATACCACTTTGTTTTGTCCATATATTAAGGGCGCTTCGTCATCAGATGTGGATCTTCTCAATAAAATCAAACTCGATATAACTCAAATATTTCTCTACGCTCACTAGCTAGCTCGCTGGCTAATAAGTCAAGTTAAGCAGCAGTAGGAATGGCTCATAgagtgatttattgatttatggCAAATTGACATTATGTGTCACAAGCAGCAGTTTCTATTGGTCCAAAGCTTGAGTGGGTTGGAGTAATGTATGCTTGTTTTATTGGAGGCACAGGGCCCCCCTCCCATCTGTAGATATGCAGTTTTTAATGATACAGCACAACATTGTGATTGATAGCAAATTATAGCAAATCGCAGACCCCCTGACACAGTGACACCGAATTCTGGGGGTCCTCAGACCCACCCTTGAGAATCACTGCTTTAAAAAGGTACTAGGTTGTCAGACTGAGGCTCAGAGAAAGTCATACGCCAttttgaaacaaataaaacacagtaGACTCACAGCGAGGGATTGTATGGTGGCCAAATAGAGCAGGGCCAAGTCATCCAAGGTCTGGGAGAGTGGCAGTCCAATCACCTTCAAAACAGTAATGAGTCATTCATTAATGTCCAAAATGTCTCAGTGCCGTGTCACCAGAGAGGTGCATTCTCCAACAAAAACATTGCTAAACGCAGCGCCGTCGTTGAGGGGCTCAGTCGAAACAATACTCTACAGTTCTCTGAAAAAACAGATATGGCCTGGAAACAATGCGTAGCTCCctgaatacatatataaataaataaataatttcagtCACTGTGATGCACTTTCATTTTAAGAACCATGTTAATTCTTTGCACTTACAAAACACTTCTGTGAAGTCTTTGAAAGGGAATGTTATCAGATGCAAACAAAGAAGGATCTAACTTTGTAAAGTTAGCTGCTTCAGCTCGCTGATAGTTAACAGCATTataaatttattttgtttcaaaGAATATAGATATGTATGAAAACATTGACACCATAATGTctttcttctcatctaactcacCTAcggaaagcaaataagcatatttcgcaagttgttaaataaaacaattatatacAAACAACCTCTTAAGCAAACTTAAAAGTGTCAGAAGGGTGTGCATTGCCCACTCCAGCTCTGTAGGTTCGTGCAGTCGACAACATTTCCCGTCACAAGTCACGTGAAACCCTGACTCGTGTCCCCTCACCATGCCCTTCAAGGTCGGGTCAGCCAGGGGCGACCTGTTCCCGTGGAAGTCCGGCCACACGTGGAGACTGGAGCCCAGCAGGTCAACAGAATTAGAAGTAGCCATCGAACTCAGGTGGTTGTTCAGGTAGCTGAAGATGTTCTCGCCAGTAAGGGGAAATCTAGGAAAAATAACAGTTGGGAAATGAAGAACCCAGTCGGATGATATAACACTAAAGGCGTTGTTGTGTGGACACTGACACTTAGTTTAGAAACTGCTGGAGGCCTTTGTTACGGAAGATATTTTGACATGAAATACCAGGAAAAGCAGAGGTGTTACTAATGACATTATCAGTGGCTCATTGGTCGGCCCTGCCAGTGGGCGAGCGGGAACAATGTACCAGAGCATTTCTATTTAATTCTCAATAAATGTTTCAGAAACTCAAACCAGTAAATCTTGAATAACTTAATTTGCAATTTCCACTGAATAGTCGCGTTGTGTAAATGGAGGACCACAATACATATTCTGCTCACCCATCACTGCCTGCCATCATGGATCCAAATGTAATGCAATCAGGGTCATATTTCCTCACCACACGCTTTGGAtcattcatcacttttttttgtttcaataactctattatattataataaatctGTTTTGTGTCACTGAATCGGAGTTAGCTAGCTACCAGTGGCACAGCACATGTGATGTGTCGGGTTGATGTTCACATGGAGCTGGTCATTGTTCTTATGCTTTGTTTGAATTACTATgtaattttttcattttaatttttgaacaaattttgatttaaaaataactagCATTGTAAATGAGTGCATAGTCTAActtattattgatttaatataACCATATGGCAGTACATCCGCATGCCACTAGATGGCGATCACCAGTGGTTGAGAATATCTGGTATAGAGTACACAACCTTACTAAAGCTTCTAACCTTCCCAAAGCTGACTAAACATTATTATACATCAGCTAAACAGTGATGACAGCTGTGCTAGAAGGTTTTCGGGAGGTGCAGCACTAAATGCAGCAGCTGACCTCTGCTGGGCCTGTTGCTGGAGCTGGGTGTAGGCGGCGTGGCCCTTCACCATGTGGTCAATCTTgatggaaaagagagaaaaacagttTAACAGAAAGAATTACAGATGACACAGCTGATGACTGTGATATTTCAACTGCTGCTATTTTGACTGGTTTAACAACTATTTGTAATTATTGGTTACAAGTGTCAATTTACAAATCCCCATGTCGAGATTCTGGAGCTTAAAACGCTATAGAACAGACAGACTGCTGTTTATGTGGCCAGTTGCTCACGTCCAGGTGACTTTTGGGTGCATCTCAACATGCATTGTATACATTTGTCCCTTCTTGCATGTTGCTGCAGAGCATAAAAGGGAGAAAGGGTGAAATTCTGCTTAAAGCTTGACAGAGAACTGACCAGCCTTCCTGTAGCACTCTGCCCCCCCTCGTTGAGCCACATGCCGGGCACCATGGCCGACAGGCAGGGCCCCCACACTCCTGGCACAAACAGAGGCTGCTTGCTGATCTGACGCAAAAGAATGACAAATGGGATGTTTTAGTTATGGGATGTTTAAGTATATCACACATAGAACCATACAAAGATATAGGTACAGCTGTAGTTAAAAGCCAACAGAAATACTGAAATTGAAACCATTACCGTTTCCATtttagattacatttttatcGGACTACTTTTAATGGGGGGGCATACCTGcgtattattgttttgttttacgtcaccttcaagttaaaaaaaaaaagtgtgaaagtgTCAGAAAGTTCATCATGGAGTTCCTACCTTATcaatactatattatatttaagAGTATTTTTTAGAAAGTAATACAGCAGGTACTGCTCACCGCCATGTGACAGGTTGATGTTCCACAGATCATCGCCATGCGTGAGGTGAGCGGCTGGTCCTCACAGGGCAGCTGAAAGCCTTTTACATCTGCACCTATCACACCTGGAAAGAgcaaaattacacattttaatccGATTTTATAACcatcagaaatgtaaatgtgcagGGGAAAAATAGGCAAACCTGTTTTGGTGTTTCCCCAATACAAAGTTCACAAAACTCCTGTTCGAGCCCAGTCAGGGACAAATTGCAGATGAAAAGCTTTAAATCCTTTTGAAGTGCTCCTTTAACCTTCACATGGAATTCAGAAGTGACACTAACTGCTGGAATAATGTTTGTCAAGCTGGTTTGAGTTTAAGGTGGAAGGTTCATCTTTGTGAGGGGGCTAGGGGTGTACATCACTGTGACATGCATGACTACTAAAAGTGCAGAGTGTTTTAGCCTCGGACTGATACGACAATGTGTGATAGGCAGAGGTCACAgccagaggtcagagggcagAGTTCATGAGTAGTTTATCTCCCAGAGCAAAACCAGATGGTGAGGATTTCTGAACCAGAGGAATGGTCGACTGCTGACCTGAAGATAACAAAGTGCTCATACAGTAATACAGCACCATTCATAAGTGACTTTTTATTGGTTGCAtcttatttaatttgtgttttagtGGGCTAGCAGTCTAAAATCCATATCAGATATTGTAAAACCATACTTCAATTATTTTCCGATTCAAGTCATTCCCTTGTTGTATCACTACTACAGTCAGCCATCTACAAAAGCAAAAACGCCCCCAAAGTGCCATGAACATCTTATATAATGATATTCATCTTCCCTCGACGCCTGCCCTTTCATCTAGCACCACCAACGGGCCAAAATACAAACGTGTGCACTCTAAATATTTTAAATCTACCGTCATTTAtccctgaaaaaaaagatttccttTTGGGGCACTTTAATGGCTTTCCTTAGGCGCCAAgtcaaatatttcaactttgcgCACAATATACTAAAAGCTATTCCAAAGAACATACTGTGGATATTTACATTCCCCTGAGAGTGACATCTAGTGCCGGCCAACCCCTGATCTTCTCTCTTTATGCTTCCTAGTGGAGAGACATCTACATTTTTGACGCTCTAGGagcaaagatggagaacaatAGACATAAGCATTGAatgttctccctccctctggtGTCTTTTGAAGTAATAAAGTCTGGCAAGATTGGTCAATATAAATTTGCCCTGTGCACCTTACTGATGACACATTTCCTGTTTTGCGGTTGTAAGAGTAGTTTATCATTTAAAAACGTTCCAAAGCTCAAAGCCATGTGGGACCTACAAAACAGCCTACACctcagaaaaaaatacattcgaCATAAAAAGACTGGTTCAATAAACAGGTGAATACCAAGGCCTCCAGCATGAGCATCAATGAGAGAAGCACCGACTGCAGTTCCTGGCTCCAAGTTTAACTCTGCTGCTGCGTCCTGGGTGAGGCCGTCTCCCAGTGGGCTCCCTGGAGAACAAGTCGCGCTGCCTGGATGATAGAACACAGCACCACTTAATTAATGACAAAGGAACTCTTTTGTAGATGATGTGTTTGAAAAGACCACAACATGAACTGAGCaatattttcagttttctttcaaTCTTGCAATAACATCTATAATTAATTATAAGCCTGTTTGTTAATGTCTTTACCTATTTTGGAAAAGTTGTTTTCCAGGAGCTCCTCGAGTCCAATGTTGGTCCAAAAACCAGCATCCCATCCATCTGGAGGGCAATAAGTCCATTTACACACCAGAGTACATAAAGACCTGTGAAACATTGCCAACAGATCAAGAGTATCTGGTGAAGACCAAAGTCAAGAAAACGTTTGTCCATGATAAAGGAAACATTTCTTAGTTTCGAATATCCTGCTTTAGAGGACAacaattatttcttttaaacagaCATTTGATACAAAGATAATAGTTCAGCAGCTTAGCTTCATTTCATcattatgatgatgatttgtAGGTCAACCATTTAAATCCCACTCGGAGATTCATGTATCAAACACATATTGCACAAGACAGATAAAGGTTTAAACATCATGCAATCATCAAACAAAGCTCACCGTGTCAAAGAGCCTGTTGCCTTCCACGACAGGAAGTCTGGGAGATCGAAAAAGTGAgcagctttgttccagcagcttTCTCTTAGATTCTGATTATAAggacaaaagaaatgtgtgccAATGAACCAATGAGCCGTGAGTAATAACAGCACATGCATGTACTCGCagaccttaaagggacagttcaccccaaaatcaaaaatacatattattacatacatatatctcTAACCTGTGGTGGAATCCAAATTGTTTTGGTGAGAGCGTTGGGGATATTGTCCAGAGAAGGAACTATAGTTCCaacatgaaactgctcacaacaaggcctgtggattatcttgagtaaccaGGTCACAGAGACATTTGCTGtctcaaatttaaaaaaagtgggggctttgagcaccacaagccgAGTGCCAGATAGTCCCAATATATTGGACCAAAGATTACACAACTCACACCAAAATAACctacattaatacattttgggtgaactgtccctttcaCGGAAAGCCTCCATCTATTGGATGCCTTCTGAGAAAAAGGTGGATAAGGATGAAAAACTAgaacaacactacacacacatgttgaccAGCAGCCAATACAGCGAGCGACGTATCGAGATCAGTGGTCCTGTGGTGACCTCGGTCACCTCTCACCTCTTTGAGCCAGAGCAGCTTAGGGGGTTGCATCTCTGGTGACATGACTCCTCCCACCCGGC
This Cyclopterus lumpus isolate fCycLum1 chromosome 17, fCycLum1.pri, whole genome shotgun sequence DNA region includes the following protein-coding sequences:
- the fggy gene encoding FGGY carbohydrate kinase domain-containing protein, encoding MAEVYYVGVDVGSAGVRAALVTRAGLVVSTAEETISIWEPQSDHYVQSSTEIWEKCCTVVKRVTQSVEKSRVRGIGFDATCSLVVLDQSFQPVPVCQDGDKQRNVVMWMDHRAEEQAARITNTGHGVLSRVGGVMSPEMQPPKLLWLKENLRESCWNKAAHFFDLPDFLSWKATGSLTRSLCTLVCKWTYCPPDGWDAGFWTNIGLEELLENNFSKIGSATCSPGSPLGDGLTQDAAAELNLEPGTAVGASLIDAHAGGLGVIGADVKGFQLPCEDQPLTSRMAMICGTSTCHMAISKQPLFVPGVWGPCLSAMVPGMWLNEGGQSATGRLIDHMVKGHAAYTQLQQQAQQRFPLTGENIFSYLNNHLSSMATSNSVDLLGSSLHVWPDFHGNRSPLADPTLKGMVIGLPLSQTLDDLALLYLATIQSLALGTLQILEAMKEAGHDIRTLFLCGGLSKNALFVQINANATGLPVVLPDQTEAVLIGAAVLGACASQDYSTVQEAMERMAKVGKVVQPDFKLQSFYERKYKVFLRLFAHQREYQALMNQRRHGWWEAAELELTLSVS